The following are encoded together in the Flammeovirga agarivorans genome:
- a CDS encoding nitroreductase family protein, whose translation MTSNAKNFDDLVQSRRSVRIYDQDVEFDHGAVKRSLERATLSPNSSNMQMWEFYRIKSDDLKKEVANLCMKQKAASTARELVLFVVRPTLWKERASFNLEKMKSSFDEKPSMDDKSKKRALSYYEKLIPTLYNNDKLGLKSVGKKIFAWAIGTKRPMVRQVTKTDVRVTLHKSVSLAAMTFIYSMKAEGYDTCPMEGFDSKRVKKLLKLPKDAEISMIIGCGPAAEGGIYNERVRVPNDDVIFEL comes from the coding sequence ATGACTTCGAACGCTAAGAATTTTGATGATTTAGTACAATCAAGAAGGTCTGTTAGAATTTATGATCAGGATGTAGAGTTCGATCACGGTGCTGTAAAACGTAGTTTAGAGAGAGCAACATTGTCTCCAAACAGTTCAAACATGCAGATGTGGGAATTCTATAGAATTAAATCTGACGATTTGAAAAAGGAAGTTGCTAACTTATGTATGAAACAGAAGGCAGCTTCAACAGCTCGTGAACTAGTTTTATTTGTAGTTAGACCAACTCTTTGGAAAGAAAGAGCTTCGTTTAATTTAGAAAAAATGAAGTCTTCTTTTGACGAAAAGCCTAGTATGGACGATAAGTCTAAGAAAAGAGCACTTAGTTATTATGAAAAATTAATTCCAACACTTTACAACAATGACAAGTTGGGTTTAAAAAGTGTAGGGAAGAAGATATTTGCTTGGGCAATCGGAACCAAAAGGCCAATGGTAAGACAAGTGACGAAGACTGATGTAAGAGTTACTCTACATAAAAGTGTTTCTTTGGCGGCCATGACCTTTATTTATTCTATGAAAGCAGAAGGTTATGACACTTGTCCTATGGAAGGCTTCGATAGTAAACGAGTGAAGAAGTTATTGAAGCTTCCAAAAGATGCGGAAATAAGTATGATTATCGGTTGTGGGCCTGCTGCTGAAGGTGGGATCTACAATGAAAGGGTAAGAGTACCCAATGATGATGTGATCTTTGAGCTATAA
- a CDS encoding Na(+)-translocating NADH-quinone reductase subunit A, which yields MRLKQGFDINLVGKATESIAKNVDAPKKYALKPEDFPGMIRPKAVVKVGAKVKAGDPILIDGKLDSIKYTSPVSGEIVEIQRGERRKLLAVVVQADGQNEYKEFPVKPVDQISADEAKEVMLESGVWPLLVRRPYAIVADPSDQPRAIFVSAFDSHPLAPNYEFTLKGQESYIQVGIDVLKKFASKVYVGQNGAKPSQIFDGIVGVEKNKFTGPHPAGNVGVQIHHTAPIANVNDVVWTISPEGLAQIGKLFKDGKYDAKRVVAVAGPKADQPEYVETYVGGCVDTIAAAKIKGDNVRVVSGNILTGSKITKDGFLGFYSNMVTALEEGNKSRFFLSDGWLAPITNRLSFHKAFGLLGSTKKEYALDTNTNGQDRPFAVTGAFEKVVPMDIYPMYLLKAILAYDYENMEALGIYEVAEEDLALCEFIDVSKHDIQSIVRQGLDTMRLD from the coding sequence GTGAGATTAAAACAAGGGTTTGATATCAACTTAGTGGGCAAAGCTACTGAAAGCATTGCCAAAAACGTTGATGCACCCAAAAAGTACGCCTTAAAACCAGAAGACTTTCCGGGCATGATTCGTCCGAAAGCTGTGGTTAAGGTAGGCGCAAAAGTTAAGGCAGGTGACCCAATCTTAATTGATGGGAAACTAGATTCAATAAAATATACTTCACCTGTAAGCGGCGAAATCGTTGAAATTCAACGAGGAGAACGTCGTAAGTTGCTTGCTGTAGTTGTGCAAGCTGACGGTCAAAATGAATACAAAGAATTCCCAGTGAAGCCTGTTGATCAAATCAGTGCTGACGAGGCGAAGGAAGTGATGTTAGAAAGCGGTGTTTGGCCACTTTTAGTTCGTCGTCCATACGCAATCGTTGCTGATCCTTCCGATCAACCAAGAGCAATCTTTGTATCTGCATTCGATAGCCATCCATTAGCACCAAATTATGAGTTTACTTTAAAAGGACAAGAAAGCTACATTCAAGTAGGTATCGATGTACTTAAGAAGTTTGCTTCTAAAGTTTATGTTGGTCAAAATGGAGCAAAACCATCTCAAATATTTGATGGTATTGTAGGTGTTGAGAAAAACAAATTTACTGGTCCTCACCCAGCAGGTAATGTAGGTGTTCAAATTCACCATACTGCACCAATTGCTAATGTGAACGACGTAGTTTGGACAATCTCACCTGAAGGTTTAGCTCAAATTGGTAAACTTTTCAAAGATGGAAAGTATGATGCAAAGAGAGTTGTCGCTGTTGCAGGACCAAAAGCTGATCAACCAGAGTATGTAGAAACATATGTAGGTGGATGCGTAGATACAATCGCAGCTGCGAAAATTAAGGGAGATAATGTTCGTGTAGTTTCAGGAAACATCTTAACTGGTTCTAAAATTACTAAAGATGGTTTCTTAGGTTTTTATTCGAACATGGTAACTGCTCTAGAAGAAGGTAACAAATCTCGTTTCTTCTTATCTGATGGGTGGTTAGCACCAATTACAAACCGTTTATCTTTCCACAAAGCATTTGGTTTATTAGGATCAACTAAAAAAGAATATGCTTTAGATACTAACACAAACGGTCAAGACAGACCATTTGCTGTTACTGGAGCATTTGAAAAAGTGGTTCCTATGGACATTTACCCAATGTATTTGTTGAAGGCCATCCTAGCTTACGATTATGAGAATATGGAAGCTTTAGGTATTTATGAAGTTGCAGAAGAGGATTTAGCTCTTTGCGAATTTATTGATGTATCTAAGCATGACATCCAATCAATCGTTCGTCAAGGTTTGGATACAATGCGTTTGGACTAA
- a CDS encoding molybdopterin-dependent oxidoreductase, producing MSEKKDDLRLSRRDFLKLTGGTVAVGGAALSGWGLTELIVDEGPVKSWHKSVCRYCGTGCGVMLGMNKDKLVRVRGDQEAHNKGVICIKGSMLDKVMKSPERLKTPKIKKNGKFVEASWDEAMSLMTKKFKEAMAESGPTSVGFYGSGQLLIEESYTANKLFKAGLGSNNVDGNPRLCMASAAVGYTQTFGKDEPPGAYVDIDHAETFFLIGSNAYECHPPLWERIMLRKKADKNVKIIVVDPRKTKTAEHADIYVPVLPGKDMLLINSMCCVIAELDLMDMDFVQKHVNFNDGKNKMSLEEYKEFLKDYRPEKVADELGITPRLIREVAYQFAASKATMSLWTMGINQRVQGVFLNNTLNSLHLITGQICRPGATPLSLTGQSNACGGVRDTGSLAHLLPNGRLIAKEQHRREMEKLWKVPEGTIAPKPGRHALAMFDGMVTGDVKAALIMCTNPAQSLPNNRYYREGMEKAFLVVSEIFADTETAKYADILLPAALYIEKEGVYGQTERRYQLIEKLREPVGEARSDFDILVDFANRMGKGDLISYKTSAECWDEYRTISKASKYNFYGITRERLKKERGIQWPCPTVDHPGTVRRYIPGDPFVPQGKDVYFYGKPDGKAVVFARPYKAGKEDVSAERPLFLTTGRVISQWHTGTMTFRVPELKHSAGPGRFVFHPQDAGLHDLKKGDKIEVDSSRGKMQGIVDVSEHETPGVVFAAFYDAKFMVNNVVSDDHDPISKEPDYKVTAISVRKLS from the coding sequence ATGAGTGAGAAAAAAGATGACTTAAGACTCTCTAGACGAGATTTCCTGAAACTAACAGGTGGTACTGTAGCTGTAGGAGGAGCAGCATTAAGTGGATGGGGATTAACTGAATTAATCGTTGATGAGGGACCAGTAAAATCTTGGCATAAATCTGTTTGTCGTTATTGCGGTACAGGTTGTGGCGTGATGCTGGGTATGAATAAAGATAAATTAGTAAGGGTTAGAGGTGATCAGGAAGCTCATAATAAAGGAGTGATCTGTATCAAAGGCTCAATGCTTGATAAAGTAATGAAAAGCCCTGAAAGATTAAAAACCCCAAAAATTAAGAAAAACGGAAAATTTGTTGAAGCATCTTGGGATGAAGCAATGTCATTAATGACAAAGAAGTTCAAAGAAGCTATGGCTGAAAGTGGCCCAACAAGTGTCGGTTTCTATGGCTCTGGTCAACTATTAATAGAAGAATCTTATACAGCAAATAAGTTATTTAAAGCAGGTTTAGGTTCTAACAACGTCGATGGTAATCCAAGACTTTGTATGGCATCTGCAGCTGTAGGTTACACTCAGACTTTTGGTAAAGATGAGCCTCCAGGGGCTTATGTAGATATAGATCATGCAGAAACATTCTTTTTAATTGGTTCTAATGCGTACGAATGTCACCCACCATTATGGGAGCGTATTATGTTGCGTAAAAAGGCTGATAAGAATGTAAAGATCATTGTTGTTGATCCAAGAAAAACAAAAACAGCAGAACATGCAGACATATATGTACCTGTATTGCCAGGTAAAGATATGTTGTTAATCAACTCTATGTGTTGTGTAATTGCTGAGTTGGATTTAATGGACATGGACTTTGTTCAGAAGCATGTTAATTTCAATGATGGCAAAAACAAAATGTCATTAGAGGAATACAAGGAATTCCTGAAGGATTATAGACCTGAAAAGGTAGCTGACGAACTAGGGATTACTCCACGTCTTATTAGAGAAGTAGCTTATCAATTTGCTGCATCTAAAGCGACAATGTCACTTTGGACAATGGGTATCAACCAAAGAGTTCAAGGTGTATTCTTAAATAATACATTAAACTCTCTTCACCTTATTACAGGTCAGATCTGTAGACCGGGAGCAACTCCTTTATCTTTAACAGGTCAATCAAATGCTTGTGGTGGTGTTCGTGATACGGGTTCATTAGCTCACTTGTTGCCAAACGGTCGTTTGATAGCTAAAGAACAACATCGTAGAGAGATGGAAAAACTTTGGAAAGTTCCAGAGGGAACCATTGCGCCAAAACCAGGTCGACATGCATTAGCCATGTTTGATGGTATGGTGACAGGGGATGTGAAGGCAGCATTAATTATGTGTACTAACCCTGCACAGTCTCTACCAAACAATAGATACTATAGAGAAGGAATGGAAAAAGCTTTCTTGGTAGTTTCTGAAATTTTTGCTGATACTGAGACAGCAAAATATGCTGATATCTTATTACCTGCAGCTTTATACATCGAAAAAGAAGGTGTTTATGGTCAGACAGAAAGAAGATATCAATTAATTGAAAAATTAAGAGAACCAGTTGGTGAAGCTCGTTCAGATTTCGATATCCTAGTGGATTTTGCAAATCGTATGGGTAAAGGAGATCTAATTTCTTACAAAACATCTGCAGAATGCTGGGATGAGTATAGAACAATCTCTAAGGCTTCAAAATATAACTTCTATGGTATCACAAGAGAGAGGCTGAAAAAGGAGAGAGGTATTCAATGGCCTTGTCCTACAGTTGATCACCCTGGTACAGTAAGAAGATATATCCCAGGAGATCCATTCGTTCCGCAAGGAAAAGATGTTTACTTCTATGGTAAACCTGACGGTAAAGCGGTTGTTTTCGCAAGACCATACAAAGCAGGTAAAGAAGATGTGTCAGCAGAAAGACCACTATTCCTAACTACAGGTAGAGTTATTTCTCAGTGGCATACAGGTACAATGACATTTAGGGTTCCAGAATTAAAACATTCTGCAGGGCCAGGTAGATTTGTTTTCCACCCTCAAGATGCAGGATTACATGATCTTAAGAAAGGGGATAAAATTGAAGTGGATAGCTCAAGAGGTAAGATGCAAGGAATTGTAGATGTCTCTGAACATGAAACTCCGGGAGTTGTATTTGCAGCTTTCTACGATGCTAAGTTCATGGTGAACAATGTAGTATCTGATGATCATGATCCAATTTCAAAAGAACCTGACTATAAGGTGACAGCAATTAGTGTTAGAAAATTAAGTTAA
- a CDS encoding NADH:ubiquinone reductase (Na(+)-transporting) subunit B, producing the protein MKFLHDLLEKQKPLFEKGGKLEKLYYVFEAGETFMFTPPDVTKSKGVQVRDAVDLKRVMFTVVIALLPAIIFGIWNVGYQHSIATQDPETASFVSQFLFGLKLALPLIIVSYAAGGAVESAFAVFRNHPITEGFLVTGILIPLVVPASLPLWQVGLASAFAVLIAKEVFGGVGMNILNVALTARAFLYFAYPAQISGDKVWIELGEGLSTVDGYTGATFLGLAVEAQNTGTAVADFVANNAHWVQSPAELAMTSFIGLIPGSIGETSALMCLIGALVLIWTRVADYRIIVSGILGALAMGVLLNVLAPEGATYLQMPAYYHLIVGGFAFGIVFMATDPVSASQTNTGKWIYGAFIGVMTVIIRVLNPAYPEGIMLAILLMNVLAPLIDHYVVNANKKRRLKRATV; encoded by the coding sequence ATGAAATTTTTACACGATCTCTTAGAAAAACAAAAGCCTTTATTCGAAAAGGGCGGTAAGCTTGAAAAGCTTTACTATGTTTTCGAAGCAGGTGAAACCTTTATGTTTACTCCTCCGGATGTAACAAAATCAAAAGGTGTTCAAGTTCGTGACGCTGTAGACTTAAAGCGTGTTATGTTTACAGTAGTTATCGCTCTTTTACCTGCAATTATTTTTGGTATTTGGAATGTAGGTTACCAGCATTCAATTGCCACTCAAGATCCTGAGACAGCATCATTTGTTTCTCAATTCTTATTTGGTTTGAAGTTGGCTTTACCTTTAATTATAGTTTCTTATGCTGCAGGTGGTGCTGTTGAATCAGCATTCGCAGTATTTAGAAATCACCCAATTACAGAGGGTTTCCTTGTAACAGGTATCTTAATTCCTCTAGTAGTTCCAGCTTCTTTACCTTTATGGCAAGTTGGTTTAGCATCTGCTTTTGCAGTGTTAATCGCTAAGGAAGTTTTTGGGGGTGTAGGTATGAACATCTTGAACGTAGCATTAACTGCTCGTGCATTCTTATACTTCGCTTATCCTGCTCAAATCTCTGGTGATAAAGTGTGGATCGAATTAGGCGAAGGTCTTTCAACTGTTGACGGTTATACTGGTGCAACTTTCCTAGGTTTAGCTGTAGAAGCTCAAAACACAGGTACTGCTGTTGCTGATTTTGTTGCGAATAATGCGCATTGGGTTCAATCTCCTGCAGAGTTGGCAATGACTTCATTCATCGGTTTAATCCCAGGTTCTATTGGTGAAACTTCTGCATTAATGTGTTTGATTGGTGCTTTAGTATTAATCTGGACTCGTGTTGCAGATTACAGAATTATCGTTTCTGGTATCTTAGGTGCGTTAGCAATGGGTGTTTTATTAAACGTTCTTGCTCCAGAAGGTGCTACTTACTTACAAATGCCTGCATACTATCACTTAATTGTTGGTGGTTTTGCTTTCGGTATCGTGTTTATGGCAACAGACCCAGTTTCTGCTTCTCAAACAAACACAGGTAAGTGGATTTATGGTGCGTTTATCGGTGTAATGACGGTAATTATCCGTGTGTTAAACCCGGCGTACCCAGAAGGCATCATGTTAGCTATTCTTCTTATGAACGTTTTAGCTCCATTGATTGACCATTATGTAGTAAATGCAAACAAAAAACGAAGATTAAAACGTGCAACAGTCTAA
- the cmk gene encoding (d)CMP kinase: MEKIIIALDGHAGCGKSTTAKAVAKELNYVFIDTGAMYRAVTHNFLTNEVDIADINDVNKALSKISLKFVLNPSTGIGEVHVNGQNVEPFIRNMEITSRVSDVAAIKEVRVFCVKEQQTMGKDKGIVMDGRDIGTVVFPNAELKVFMTADVKVRAKRRLKEMESKGVSTSLEDVIADIENRDHIDSTRKESPLKKADDAVVVDTSGLTIEEQVASILKLAKAKIGA, from the coding sequence ATGGAGAAAATTATTATAGCCCTTGACGGACATGCCGGTTGTGGAAAAAGCACAACAGCAAAGGCGGTAGCAAAAGAATTAAATTATGTTTTTATAGATACGGGTGCTATGTATCGAGCGGTAACTCATAACTTCCTAACTAACGAAGTAGACATCGCAGATATCAATGATGTAAACAAAGCCTTGTCAAAAATATCTTTGAAATTTGTATTGAACCCCTCTACAGGAATCGGCGAAGTACATGTAAATGGTCAAAATGTAGAGCCATTTATTCGTAACATGGAAATTACTAGTAGAGTGAGTGATGTTGCTGCGATAAAAGAAGTAAGAGTATTCTGTGTAAAGGAGCAACAAACGATGGGAAAGGATAAAGGAATAGTTATGGATGGTAGAGATATCGGTACTGTAGTTTTTCCAAATGCCGAGCTGAAAGTATTTATGACTGCAGATGTAAAGGTGAGAGCGAAGCGTCGTTTAAAAGAAATGGAGTCAAAAGGCGTATCAACTTCTTTAGAAGATGTTATTGCTGATATTGAGAATAGAGATCATATCGATTCGACAAGAAAAGAAAGCCCTTTGAAAAAAGCAGATGACGCTGTGGTAGTTGATACTTCAGGCTTAACGATAGAAGAACAGGTTGCAAGTATATTAAAGCTCGCAAAAGCTAAAATAGGAGCATAA
- the nqrC gene encoding NADH:ubiquinone reductase (Na(+)-transporting) subunit C: protein MQQSNGYVIGFAVAMTIILGGVLSFTAVSLNEKQKEEIALDTKKQIMLSVLPEMSESPKSEIAQVYDNRIQVVGINGKAIDAAVLQKLDISKEWKKLKKGQDAILPIYKFMSKDGKSVDSYILPMYGYGLWNDIWGYFALNSDLQTVRGVVFSHKGETPGLGARIGDKEVQDRYIGKKIFNGGKLTPIFMVKGEGHADLPNYEVDGLSGATLTANGLNEMVDRYLKEYKPFLEKGASAVSMAQ from the coding sequence GTGCAACAGTCTAACGGTTATGTCATCGGTTTTGCAGTAGCAATGACGATTATCCTTGGTGGTGTATTGTCTTTTACTGCAGTTTCTCTTAACGAGAAGCAAAAAGAAGAGATCGCTTTGGATACTAAAAAGCAAATTATGCTTTCAGTACTTCCAGAAATGAGTGAGTCTCCAAAGTCAGAAATTGCTCAAGTTTATGATAACCGTATCCAAGTGGTAGGTATCAACGGTAAAGCAATTGATGCAGCTGTTCTTCAGAAATTAGATATTTCAAAAGAATGGAAAAAATTAAAGAAAGGTCAAGACGCAATTTTACCTATTTACAAATTCATGAGTAAAGATGGTAAGAGTGTTGATAGCTATATTTTACCTATGTATGGTTACGGTCTTTGGAATGACATCTGGGGTTACTTCGCGTTAAACTCAGATCTTCAGACTGTAAGAGGTGTAGTATTCTCTCACAAAGGTGAAACTCCAGGTTTAGGAGCTAGAATCGGTGATAAGGAAGTACAAGACCGATACATTGGTAAAAAGATCTTTAATGGTGGTAAGCTTACACCAATCTTTATGGTTAAAGGTGAAGGTCATGCAGATCTACCTAACTATGAAGTTGATGGTTTGTCAGGTGCAACTCTTACTGCAAATGGTCTAAACGAAATGGTTGACAGATACTTGAAAGAGTATAAGCCATTTTTAGAAAAAGGTGCTTCTGCGGTTTCTATGGCCCAGTAG
- the moaA gene encoding GTP 3',8-cyclase MoaA: MLTDKFDRDIKYVRLAVTDRCNLRCTYCMPEMMKFVNKDRLLSFEEMLRVVRILAENGVEKVRITGGEPFVRKGLMDFLTELVKIEGIKKVGITSNGVLLEEYLDQLINIGITDINLSLDATTQHKFFEITRRDDFDKVYSSLEQMITKGFKVKINMVVMEGKNTEEIVPLAKYALKWPVEVRFIEEMPFNGTGKEVSKSWNHLDIEKVLIDSFIGLEKVNSHKSNTAQIYKSSILKGSLGIIPAFSRTFCGTCDRLRITSLGEIRNCLYSESGLNVRDLLRSDLGDQDIADSIQGHLLLKKKSGWEEEKKNKNLDSMSMIGG; the protein is encoded by the coding sequence ATGCTAACAGATAAATTCGATAGAGATATAAAATACGTTCGTTTGGCCGTTACAGATAGATGTAACCTTAGGTGTACCTATTGTATGCCTGAGATGATGAAGTTCGTGAATAAAGATCGTCTACTTTCTTTTGAAGAGATGCTTCGAGTAGTACGAATTTTGGCTGAAAATGGAGTAGAAAAAGTTAGAATAACAGGTGGGGAACCATTTGTAAGAAAAGGCCTGATGGATTTTCTTACAGAATTAGTGAAAATCGAAGGCATCAAAAAAGTAGGTATCACTTCAAACGGAGTTTTATTAGAAGAATATCTTGATCAATTAATAAATATAGGTATTACAGATATAAATCTAAGTTTGGACGCCACAACTCAGCATAAATTTTTTGAAATAACAAGAAGAGATGATTTTGATAAAGTTTATTCTTCTTTAGAACAAATGATTACCAAAGGATTTAAAGTGAAAATCAATATGGTGGTCATGGAAGGAAAGAATACAGAGGAGATAGTACCATTGGCGAAATATGCCTTAAAATGGCCAGTAGAGGTGAGGTTTATTGAAGAAATGCCTTTCAATGGAACAGGTAAGGAGGTGTCTAAATCTTGGAATCACCTTGATATAGAAAAAGTACTTATAGATTCATTTATTGGGCTTGAAAAAGTAAATTCTCATAAATCGAATACTGCTCAAATTTATAAGAGTTCCATTTTAAAAGGGTCGCTAGGTATTATACCAGCCTTTAGTCGTACTTTTTGTGGTACTTGTGACCGTTTAAGAATTACCTCTCTTGGTGAAATTCGAAATTGCCTATATTCAGAGAGTGGATTAAATGTTCGAGATTTATTAAGGTCTGACTTGGGTGATCAAGACATTGCCGATAGTATTCAAGGGCATTTGCTCCTAAAGAAAAAATCTGGTTGGGAAGAAGAAAAGAAAAATAAAAATCTAGACTCTATGTCAATGATTGGAGGATAA
- a CDS encoding alginate export family protein: MLKRLLAILAILSFYGTTYGQDFSIDAQVKPRYEHRNGFGQLRPTDNNADRPADFVSQRTRIRMLFNDKSEKFRMGFSMQDVRTWGEIGNFDSKDNGNFNIHEAWGELLFTDAFSVKVGRQEISYDDQRIFGAVDWAQQARSHDAAIFKYEKGFKLHAGFAISTFGESNYYIENDGNAYKAMQYLWFHKDFENFKLSGLFLNNGVEQNTTNAATPQPADFETVYSQTLGAHGEWRPGKFGLNASFYYQFGKTGAAKQDISAYNALLELLFNANEKLGFIVGGEMLSGTAYDETETYMTFNPFYGTNHKFNGHMDYFYVGGRMPRGGLTDLYVGATYKFDKDWNVYGRYHYFASAATIADNNGNELDSGLGSEIDLIINYKFNKYITIQGGWSGMFATDSMVYSTAQNNAGDPNKFNNWGWMGLVIKPTLFTTKKKEVAAN; this comes from the coding sequence ATGTTAAAAAGATTACTAGCAATTCTAGCCATACTATCTTTCTATGGTACTACTTACGGACAAGACTTTAGTATCGACGCCCAAGTAAAACCTCGTTACGAACATAGAAATGGTTTTGGCCAATTACGCCCTACAGACAATAACGCCGATCGTCCTGCCGATTTTGTTTCCCAAAGAACAAGAATCAGAATGTTATTCAACGATAAGAGTGAAAAATTCAGAATGGGCTTCTCCATGCAAGATGTAAGAACTTGGGGTGAGATCGGAAACTTTGATTCTAAAGACAATGGTAACTTCAACATCCATGAAGCATGGGGTGAGTTATTATTCACAGACGCCTTTTCAGTAAAGGTAGGTCGCCAAGAAATTTCTTATGATGATCAAAGGATTTTTGGTGCTGTGGATTGGGCGCAACAAGCAAGAAGCCATGATGCTGCAATTTTCAAATATGAAAAAGGCTTTAAACTTCATGCAGGTTTTGCAATCTCTACTTTTGGAGAGTCTAACTACTACATTGAAAACGATGGCAATGCTTACAAAGCAATGCAATACTTATGGTTCCATAAAGATTTTGAAAACTTCAAGTTATCAGGTTTATTCCTTAATAATGGTGTAGAGCAAAACACTACAAACGCAGCTACACCTCAACCTGCAGATTTCGAAACAGTATATTCTCAGACTTTAGGTGCTCATGGTGAGTGGAGACCAGGTAAATTTGGCTTAAACGCATCATTCTACTATCAATTCGGTAAAACTGGAGCTGCAAAACAAGATATCTCAGCATACAATGCATTACTTGAGTTATTATTCAATGCAAATGAAAAGTTAGGATTTATCGTAGGTGGTGAAATGTTATCTGGTACTGCATATGATGAGACTGAAACATATATGACATTTAACCCATTCTATGGTACAAACCACAAATTCAACGGTCACATGGATTACTTCTATGTAGGTGGCAGAATGCCAAGAGGTGGTTTAACTGACTTATATGTTGGTGCTACGTATAAATTCGATAAAGATTGGAATGTATATGGTAGATACCACTACTTTGCTTCAGCCGCAACAATTGCAGATAACAATGGAAATGAACTTGACAGTGGTTTAGGTAGTGAAATTGATTTGATCATCAATTATAAATTCAACAAATATATCACAATCCAAGGTGGTTGGTCAGGTATGTTTGCTACTGACTCGATGGTTTACTCTACAGCACAAAACAATGCTGGTGACCCTAACAAGTTTAACAACTGGGGTTGGATGGGCTTAGTAATCAAGCCTACATTGTTCACAACAAAGAAAAAAGAAGTTGCGGCTAACTAA
- a CDS encoding NADH:ubiquinone reductase (Na(+)-transporting) subunit D: MSTETVAAKKSEALFSKRRKAIVTDPLDDDNPVTVQVLGICSALAVTSKLEPTLVMSIAVTFVVIFSNLIVSLLRNAIPQRIRIIVQLGIVASLVIIVDQVLKAYLYDVSKVVGVYVGLIITNCIVMGRLEAFAMANKPYDSILDGLGSSFGYAWVILIVAFFRELLGSGTLFDIRVLPEAYVNNGLMTSPVGAFIIIGLIIWVQRWRNGYVEEA, translated from the coding sequence ATGAGCACAGAAACTGTAGCAGCAAAAAAGTCAGAAGCTTTATTCTCTAAGAGAAGAAAAGCGATCGTGACTGATCCTTTGGATGACGATAACCCAGTAACAGTACAAGTATTGGGTATCTGTTCAGCTTTAGCGGTAACATCAAAATTAGAGCCTACGTTAGTAATGTCAATTGCCGTTACATTCGTAGTAATCTTCTCTAACTTAATTGTATCGCTTTTACGTAACGCAATTCCTCAACGTATTCGTATCATCGTTCAGTTGGGTATTGTAGCATCACTTGTAATTATTGTAGACCAAGTATTGAAAGCTTACTTATATGATGTATCAAAAGTAGTAGGTGTATATGTAGGTCTAATCATTACAAACTGTATTGTAATGGGTCGTTTGGAAGCTTTCGCCATGGCGAACAAACCTTATGATTCAATTCTTGATGGTCTTGGTTCTTCATTTGGATATGCATGGGTTATCTTGATTGTAGCTTTCTTTAGAGAGTTATTAGGATCAGGAACTTTATTTGATATCCGTGTTTTACCTGAAGCTTATGTGAACAATGGTTTAATGACTTCACCAGTAGGTGCCTTCATTATCATCGGTTTAATCATTTGGGTTCAGCGTTGGAGAAACGGTTACGTAGAAGAGGCTTAG
- a CDS encoding NapC/NirT family cytochrome c encodes METILDILAVVILIVEVILLYKLRENRFNDNLTGAVRGMVLVGIVLFPILAILLGNYHVFVSTKESTACQSCHVMAPMANDMMFDQKSQTLAARHYQNGWIAEHECYSCHADYGFQGTMKAKLDGYRHLMRYVTKTYEEPIRYRGEFNSMNCYGCHEGSRTFEAVDEHQPVVENLKSDDPSISCLNCHGRAHPEPSRRTPGHKDYKWLADPKVKEVMSVSNPEEIKEYISTLAVSKN; translated from the coding sequence ATGGAAACAATATTAGATATTTTAGCAGTAGTGATCCTTATCGTTGAAGTGATCTTACTGTATAAACTCAGAGAAAACAGGTTCAACGATAACCTTACTGGCGCAGTTAGAGGAATGGTATTGGTTGGGATTGTGCTATTCCCAATCTTGGCAATTCTTCTTGGTAATTACCATGTATTTGTATCAACAAAAGAGTCTACCGCTTGTCAAAGTTGTCACGTAATGGCACCAATGGCAAATGACATGATGTTTGATCAAAAATCTCAAACATTAGCTGCTAGACACTATCAAAACGGTTGGATTGCAGAACATGAATGTTACAGCTGTCACGCAGATTATGGTTTTCAAGGAACCATGAAAGCAAAATTAGATGGTTACCGCCACCTAATGAGATATGTAACAAAGACATATGAGGAGCCTATCCGATACAGAGGTGAGTTTAACTCAATGAACTGTTATGGATGTCATGAAGGTTCAAGAACATTTGAGGCCGTAGATGAACATCAGCCGGTCGTTGAAAACTTGAAATCAGATGATCCATCAATTTCTTGTTTAAACTGTCATGGTAGAGCCCATCCAGAACCATCAAGAAGAACTCCTGGACACAAAGATTACAAATGGTTGGCAGATCCTAAAGTAAAAGAGGTGATGTCAGTAAGTAATCCAGAGGAAATTAAAGAATATATTTCAACTCTTGCAGTTTCAAAAAATTAA